The following DNA comes from Astatotilapia calliptera chromosome 6, fAstCal1.2, whole genome shotgun sequence.
tttgtattgttttattttcattcagccATTCTGTAGGCTGTCAGGTTTAAATGGTTGTTCCAAAGCATGGGAGTGTTTGCCCCACTGCGAGTTTGCATGGCTAGATTCTTTTCACTCATATACTTGCATGCAAATTGTATACTTACACATGTCATTAGTTTGTATAACCACAATCTTTAATGCAAATCATTGCAAACCAGGTCTCCTGATGTGACGTattatttaacatgtttaataataacacagtatttttatgttaattgtattttttaactGCCAATTTCAGCCAAAAGTCTGTAATTAAGCACAACAAATCCTTCTCCCACTGGAATATTAATAAGTAATAATATTATGTTTGCAGCAGTGACAGGTACTTGACAGGTAAGGGGCTGTGCTTATATGTTTTGTATTGCCTTGTGATTAAATTGTCACAGTACTTACTGTATTTGTACTTACATTTAGACCTGACAGGTGGCAAGCAAATAGTAAATGCAGGCTGTTATACACaggcgtgcgtgtgtgtgtgtgtgtgtgcagatgacGAGGATTCCTTATCCGGCTGCAGAGACAGTGATGGAGACAGTGAAAGGACACAAGGACAGCATGAGTGCAGTTATGGATTTTGCATCCAAATGAGGGAGCAAGTTAATTTTGTATACTTGTAAGCTGAGTATAATTTACACTTTGAGCATCCTGATGTAACGTGTGTGGGAGCGTGCATGACGTGGACAGAGCTGCAGAAAGGGCCAGCTTTCCTTACTCTAGAGGCCTTGAGGCTGTCTGACCTATTTTTGCCTGGGAGTAGATGGTTCATCACAAGCAGACACCAGCCACTGCACCTGGACTGAGACTGTAGGTGTATGTGTATTCATGTGTGCCTGTGGAACGATGCACCATATGTAACTCAAGCATTACCGCACAGCTCTGTTAGGTTCTCAGTGGTGAATGCACTCTCATTCCCTTCTCCTATCCTCTttccccacccatcaccttttCATAAAGCAGCCCTTTCCAaccacacgcactcacacacatgcatccaCACACTTTCTCAATCTCTCTCAGGTGCTGCCTGCTGTGATGTCCAGTGCTGAGTGCTGCTGTACTTGCGTTCACAGCAGGACCTTCACACATGTGCGCACTCACTCaaacccacatacacacacacacacacacacacacacacacacacacacacacacacacacacacacacacacacacacacacacacacacacacacacagagatccTGTTACACTAAATGTGTTCACAGCAGGGTAAACTTGATTCAAACAGCCAGTGAGAAAGTCTAATGATTGATGATAAGACCGGAATATCCGCAGCCAcagcaaaaaacacacaaacaggttaTCTGGGACCTCCAGGCACTAAGCTCCTTTCACAAAGGAAGAGTGTTTGGAATCATTAGCTCACACATACGGGGGCTGTATCCCCCAACCACATTTACATGTATGTGTCACACCTGTGCTCATAATAATACCTATATGTGCCATCACGTTCCCCTTTGCATATCAACTCTCACTTGTGCACTCTGGTgctgcctctttttttcctctccccttCTCTCTGGTACTTTGAGACAAGTTTTTGCTGAACTGCTGAGGAGGCAGGCAGGTAAGCAGGCACATCAGCAGTGGGGCAGAGGTGCTGTTAGTCTGATGAGCAGTAAAGCTGTCAACACCAGAATAGCTATGAGGAGCTGCATTTGCTCTTATGTTTACCAACCCCGCTTAATGCAGTCCTTTAAGCGACACTATCCTTAACATCTTTATGGATTTTGAATGCCAAAGCACGAAATCTCACAAGCATAGAAGGTGTGCCATACATCTCCTCCACTGTTAGGTCTGTAGCTTCAGCAGTCTAGGACTGGATTTGTGACATGATGAAGGTGTTGCTCCTGTACCAGAAGTGTGATTGGAGTCTTTCCCACTGACGTAAGCTAGAGAGGAGTATTCTCATAGAGAACAGTGATGTAATGGACTGTGAAGGTACTAGTCAGTCTCCTTTTtgcttcctctccctctctgtctcactgtttctccctccctcccttctctgttcccatctctgtttttttttcttttcctttttgtcttggCAGGCTAGTCCTGCTATTCCTTTGGGATATCTGAAATCAAACCCAACAGCTCCCTCGCTTGGTGACAAAAGGGAATTACATCTAGATACGTCTGCCGTTACTTGCACACATAATAACGCGGCACAGTGCTCCTCCCTCACCCTTTTCCTTCTGATATTTCATTCGGTTGCCAGCCACCACTCGGTGTTACGCTGTACCTAGATCAGTCCTTAAATGGTTTGTCAGATACTTTCTAAACACAGACAGTTCTTTTGTCACATTAGCTGTCAAGATTGTGAAACATTAATTAGACTCAAGTTCCCACTAAGGAGTCCCATGCTAgtgcttctcctcctcttctcctccccctttttttcttctgtccttGTTCTCTGTCTTCATCAAAGAAGAACAACCAGCTTTCTCTGCCCCCGGGAGACATCACAGTGAGACAGACAAACCTCCCAGTCCTCTCCTCTACTTGACCATCCCACcgtgagcagaaaaaaacaaaatacacacacacgcacatgcacacacacacacacacacacacacacagatagagaGAGAGGCACGCTCTCTCGCAGGCTTTGCTTTGTCTTGCCGGGTGGCCTCCTTGACTTTACCTGTCTAAAATTACAGAGAGTTCAGAGTGCCATAGAAACAGATGCACAAACATCTGTACCCACACGCACTTTGCAGTTGTTCTTTCCAATGAATTCACCACTAAGTCAACCTTCTTTCCAAGAAAACTCCAAAAGCAAAAGGAGGAAACAACACGCATGCACACGcccacacacaacaacaacaacaaatatatgCTTGCTGGTGCATGTTGGCATGCAGACGCACACATGCATtatacatgaaaacaaacacacacctatACAGTGCAGCTAGAGATGTACTATACGTACACGCATGTGCACAAATACCAAAGTGCAATGGGGAGTTTGAGAGAGGAAGCCCACAACATAAATATCCAATTACTAAACACATCAAACGCACAGAGGATGAAATATTGATAACTTTGAGATATTTATGTAATCCACAATGGTGCCTTATATAAGTGTTCCATTTAGAAGGAGAAGCAGAAGTGTGCAGGGaggtattgtttttctttttttaacatcacagaaagagaaagaaactcTGTTGTATGTTGGCAGACAATGGTGTGAGCATATGAGAGCACTGGCTGAAAGCAGTTGAAAATGAACTCCCTCTTCCTCCCTGCAGTTCTCTCTTACCCAAAGTGCTCGCACTGAAGATACATGTGTGAGCACTTTGGGTGAGATGTCTTAACCAGGAGTGTAAACCACATTCGAGTGAGCTCCAGTCAGAGATCCCCCTCTCAGAAATAAGACAACAattgaaaatgaaagcaaaatgagTGATGACTTAATCACTAGTGGGGCTCTACTCTGCTGTTGGGTGTACATTTATGAGGGGGAGTGACTGGGATGTTTTATTTGGCAGTTCATATTGGGTTGTCAATCTTTGGGTGATAAAGCACGTTCCAAGCATATGGAGCTGACGGGGGAAGGTTTTGGGCTTCTGTCTTCGCTGCTCTGCTTTGAGCTGCAGATCATAGAGTGTTTGCAAAAGCATAAACAAGCAAGAAAATATGGATTCTCTAATTAATTGTAAATTGTCACCGCTTGAAGTGGGGATGCTGAGTGATGTGTGCATGTagagtgtgtgcttgtgttttcaTGAGTGAGAGAAAacgagagggggaaaaaacagaggggaaggcTGAATAATTTGACTTAACTTTCGTGCCTTATCAACAAGGCACTCTTCATGGTTTTTCCTTTGAAACTGCTGTTCCCCACTAAGGCCGAATAAATTAGAACTCTAAATAGGAATAATAATGAGAGCATACATTATTTCTGTTGTTGGTACtggttgatgttgttgttgtttgtgtcgGCAGGAAGGCTCAGATCTCCATAtatgcaaaaaggaaaaaaaaaggtaactTCCCCACATGCTTTACAAGTTTGGAGGATCATTTTAATGGTGACCCAAAAAGATGTCCTAGATATTTGGTGAACATCCTTTTGAAAAATTCCTGAAACTACAGACAGCGAAACAGAGGgaagagacggagagagagagaatggagAAAAGGCAGAGAAAAGATAGAAGAGGAAAAGATTTGATGAAATGGAACGCCTCCCTGTGTCGGGAATGACTTAGAAATTCAAACAATTCCCTGCAATGTCAGTCAAAAGCATTGTTCTATTTAGACGACaaaatgtttgtttatctccAGATCTGTACTCGGTATGGTAAATACTTCCAGACCGAGTGAAAAATCATACGGAAGATTAACTATGACTAACCTGTGATACACTAACCTATGATTCAAGCATGATGCCCTGCTCTGAATGAGCATCTAGTCTCGGTGTGATCCTGCTGGCACTCCGCTTCAGGGAATtccctgatgtaatgtggaaAATATATTCACACAAGAAAGCAAATCAAAGCTTACATTCCCCAAACATCTTGAGTCTTTTTAAGTTCAGCatattgttgtcttttgtatAACTGGTGTTTTTTACTACTTAAGATCAACTTTAACGTTACTTACTTGAACCGTTTATGACATGCAAAAGCAACTGTAAATATTCTGATAATATAACAATTCAGATTTATTTCATACTAGTCATTTCACATGTTAtccatttctttgttgtttagTTTGTCTTCCATGGGCTGGGAGAGATGATGCAGGAGTCAACTACATGCTTAGACTGTGTAGCTTAATGGTGTAATAAATGAAGTACTGTGAAAAATCATGGGCTcgttttttgtcttcatttcacttcattgTTTTCAGTTATTCTACCTGCTTAAGGGCAAGTGCATTCcattttagaaaaatattttctttgaccCTGACCACATATTTTGAAGAAGTGCATCACTCCAGGAAATAAGGGAGGACAAATCCTTTCCCACAATgacataaaatatttgtaaaacacacacacacacacacacacacacacacacacacacacacacacacaaaagaaagacacaaatttaaaaaaaattgatcgTGGATCGCCTACATGTGGCAAATGTCTCAAAACTAGTAAATTCATTGTTTTCCTTCTATGTGCATGACACTCATTAGGGAGTCtacagtgctgctgttgttttcttGCATAAAAATGATACAGCCTAGAGTGGAGCTACATCTATCTGAAAATGTAGACCTGACAATAATGACCTTATGTTCTGATCGGTTTTTTAAGTGTCAATGACTCAAGCCTAAAACACTgttttcttaaagaaaaagcTTCTTGAGCATTTTTGTTAACGTTTTTGATGCGAAATTAATATACATCTGTGAATGATTGAAATCTGTAAGTCTTTTCTGTTCAAATCAACAATATAGAACCACATAAAACTGCGTGCTATGTGCTTAAAGTGATTGTTTTCTAGTACTTCTGCTGCTAACAAATGGGTCATTTTAGTGTAGGTAGAGGCTAATGTTGGTTTCCTCACCTCCACTGCCCTTTCTTCATAGAGACCGCCTCTGAAATTCCAACACTGACATGCAAAATACAGATAGCAGCTCTTATGCACTCACAGCACTGCACAAGGTGCTGCTGCCCTCAGCCCTAAACACAGAGCAGCTTCAGAGGCTGTGCACTTTCTAGAGTTTCCCTTTGGTAAGATGAcaggaataagataaaataatagAATAAGGTCTATTTTATTCACCTTCGGGGAAATCCGTTGCATAAATAGGGACAGTGTCAACTATGGGTCACTGACCATTCACATTAATAAAGATCTAATTTCATTTTCTGCCTTGTCATGGTTTTCTTGTGGTTTAGTAAGACAAGTTTATGTTCCTCCTGTTTCATGTGTGAGTTAGCTTTTGCTTGTTATCCTTTTCTACATCGTTTGGTTTGATTTTAGGTGATTGCTTTCACCTGTGTCTTGCCCAcatttatttgtcttattttaagcTATCATCAAACTTATCAGACATATGTGTTAGGGTGCATACAGTATGCATCTTGGTAATAATCCCCCTCTCCCAGACTTAGTCACAAGCTAAGTATGAGGTGCTACTGCCTGGTAGCACAAAGCACAGTGTGAAGCTCATGTGACTGTATTAACCTTTCAGACCAAATCTCCTGGAGTCACGAATGAGAGCGAGCGAGATCAGAAAGTAAAAGTTGAAGAGACTTTAAAAGCATTAAACAAAGAAAGCAGAGAACAAAACAATTGAGTTATGTCTTGTTGCTCCTCTGAAGCAACCAAGTCTCAGTTTCtatctctggtttgttttgacACAGAGTGTCTTTAATATGCAGAAGTGCAGATTTGGCAGTGAATTGTcaagaaaatcaaaatgaagCAGGGAGCACTGCGCAGCACTACATGTGGCTTCAAAAGCAACACAAAGAACTACAGAGAATTCCACTGACACATTCTTATCATAaaatgatgttttgttttgttttaaaaaaaaaacatgattataTCCATATTTGGTTTCATAACTCAGAACAGACCAATAGACTGATGAGTCTGAAAGATAATAAACTTGTAGATGAAGGAATCTTGCTGGTTCGATGACAGGAATTTATCATTTTGCCATGCTGGTCCTGTGGTGAAAGAATCAGTGTAGCCTTTGGTGAGGATCAGATGATTCATTGAAAAGCAAGATACATTAAAGCTTCCCAGAAGTCTTACTATTATTAGGCAGATCACAATGCAGCTACGGTATGAGCTATCAAAGGCACTACTTTTTCTTACAGAGGTCGAGGaatgggggtggtggtggtgtgtgttcTTGTGTCGCGGTggggtaaaaaaaatgttacattccAGTACACACTGACGTGGGGGTGAATGAATAGAGGTATTTATGTTTAGTGAATGGCTCTAGTCATGCTACCAAAGTTGAGATGATAGCGAAAATCTAGCATGACGATAAATTGTGCTAATGAAATTACTCAGCTTATTTTAAAGTGTAAAGATGGAAAGTGCATACGATGTCATATAATCCAAACCACACTGAATATGCTCCATAGTGTGgtgtttacacatttgcctgGAAAGCAAACGTTGCTGGTTCAATTCCAGCCAGAGATGCAAATCCCCTTTCGGGTTGTGTAAGCAAGGAGATCTGGTGTAaaactgctgtggtgacccttcTCACTGGGTCAAGAGAGCAGCAGAAGGTTTCTTCATCAAAATCTCATTGACTTGGAtttgctggggttttttttggtcatgTTTCTGTCTTCTTAGGCAGTACATTGGTTTTATTTCTTCAGCTAAGATTACTATTTACTAATGATTGATCTCAGTTTGAAACTAACAAACTTCACAGACATAgtgctgtgtgctgttttttGAGCTATGGCACTGACATCAGCATGCTACAATCAGAAAGTTTGACCGTTTTGCATTTATAGTTTGCAAAGCACAGTGAACAAATTCAAGCATTAGCAAAATTTGATGGTCATCCGATAAATTAGTTGGTCACTGTAGATTATTTGTCTCTTTACTCAAAGACATAAATCTGAATCTCCTAATGTCAATAGAGAACATCAGAGGCAAGCAAAGTCATTAGGATGCATGCATGAATAGAAAGACACAAATGGCTGTTGATCACCACAGTCAAGCTTTACATGCATCCAACCATCCAAAAAGTCCTGAGATATTGCTGTCTGTAACATAGAGGTGGACAACCTAAGCAGCCCTAGATATATGGAGGTAGCATGTGATAAACTAGGTGTAGTAACAGAACAATGTTTGGTTACTTTATTCGGCTGTTGTACTTTTACAATATGGATATGCATGCTTACTTCAATGACTGTAtgcatataaaaaacaaaactatccaAGTGGGTGTTTGGTGCTCTTGGAGTGCCTCTGTGATGCTAACCTAGACatgaatataaataaactgcataaaaaaaaacccacctagGGATTTTTCATTGCCTCTAGCCATACACTATGTGCATTCACAGAAACAACCCAATTAATGAAACACCTGCTTCCAATTTCCTTGGATTTCCACACTAATCATGCAATCAAGAGACTGAATAGAAACACCCTAGATGCAACAATAGGAAACCATAAGGCATCACTGTGCTGTTCGACATCCTAGCTGTGCACATCGGACTGATAACAGAGAACTGGGCATCTTAGTAGAAACAAATGCTTTATGTAATAAAAAACCTGGTAACATAAGGGATTTTTTTCACTCTGTAAACTAactcattaaatatttttaaatattgtgaAATTTTGTTTGTAGTCTTTTGGGCTCCAACTCAGCTCTGCTTTCTCTAGCACTGTTTCAGGCCTAAATGGTTGCATCACTCACACTCTCCTTATAATTGCTCCTCCAgagttcactgtgtgtgtgacatgcCGTCCATGCTTCACCACAACCCTTGTAAGAGCCTCAAAACCATTTAGCGCTGCGGTGCTACTTCATCTAACGACACCATAGGGACACCTGGTGGTACAGAGAAACCTTGAGGTGACAATATTTAACATGGCAATGTTTGTTTTCCACCCTCCCTCATTTCTTCGTCACCTGCTGGGATCACACTCCATTTGGGTATTTGCAGTCCAACCATCCGGAGTCTCAGTGTATGTCTTGTGATGGTGTACACACTCACACTTGGCATTTTGAGCAAGATTTCTAGAAACAAAAGACATTAAAAGGATCTTCCTGGAAATTACTGTGATTGCTTTGGAGTACACATTTGGAGTACACATGGAGTACTGCGCTTTGAAAGGATTCCTAGTGGTTTTAATAATACAAGGTAGGGAGGTAGTAGATAGGTGTGATTATGTATACAGAGATGTTCTGATGAACGAGTCACAACTGCTTACTGATTCCAAACCACTAGTTTAATTAACTATAATctacaaaatgaataaataatagtaTGACAAAGTGAAGGAACAAGTATAAATAGATGTGTTTAGATTTGATTCACTGGCAATCTGAGATAATGCTACCACATATACTTTATATGTTCATTACATGTGAAAATGTCATGCATATTATATACAAAGATGTAGTAACTAGTCCTTAGGTATATTAAATTATCAATATTCATCactatcaaaaaaaaaattaaatgtcattAAACGTACTATATTCCCGTTTGTTCACTGTGTCCTTAGGTCTGATGACGTCTATCCAGTCCTCCACTGAGGGCACCCACTATGGACGGACCTCACCACAGGAACCAGAGTTAACCTCTGCAGGGGTGGCACCAGCAGTACTGTCCCCTCCTAGCCTGAAGGAGGTGCAGCAAGCTGTGCAGGAAGCCTCAGAGCAAGTGGAGGGTCGTAGGACAGAGGAAGTGCTGAAACAACTGCTGGAGAAGGTGGTGGAGGTTGCTCTCGGACAAGCGGATGGAGGGAGTGATGCAAAAGTGGATCCGGGCACAGTCCAGAAAGCAGCTGAGGAAGAAGCTGACTTTGAGGCAGAAGTGCTGGAGCAGAAAGTGGAGGATGAAAATATGGGCATCAGTGAAGAAGATGCTGGTGTTGAAGAGAAGCAGGATGAAGCAGGGGTGGATGCATCTGAAGATGTAACTGATAGAGGAGTTGTCATGGAAGAGCATGAAACAGCAGCTGGATCTGTGGAGAAAACCACAGCAGGTGTAGAAACTGGAGTCAGAGAAGCAGACACTGTGAGGGTTATTGATGAGACTCTAGGAACTGAATTCAGTGATGAGGTTGTAGAAGGAGTTGGAGCCACTTTAGACGAGACAGGAGAGGATTCAGCTGTAATGGCAAAAGTTCAGGAGGACAACAAAGATCAGGCTGTGCTTTCAGAAGAAAAAGGTGCAACACTAACAGAAATACAGGAGACAAAGGAAACTCTGGATGTTGAGGAGGTGGCAGTACACAGAGAGCCTGAACTCAATCTTGGAGAGGCTGATGTGGAACAAATAGGAGATAAGAAAGAAACTTGGCTAGACAAAACAGCAGGTGAGACAATAGCGCTGCTTTTGGACAATTATCAGATAGAAGCCACACAAACTGCAGTCAGAGAGCCAATACTTGAGGAGGAAGATGTAAACATAGCTAAAGAGCCAGATGGaccagaagaaaaacaagaacaaggtCATTTAGTGGAGGAAGGAGCTTCAGTAGAGGTAGAATTAGGAGGTACAACTGTGGGGGAAGCAAAAGTAGAtgacagagatggagagagtgTGATCAAGAGGAAATCAGTGGTGCTCGTGAATAAAAGAGATGgccaaaaagaagcagaagaggagCAGCTTGCTTCGGAGACTTCAATTGACAGTACAAAAAAGGATCAAGGTGAGGTGGAGTTgcaaaaatgtagaaaatgcaCAGGAACTGAAGTGTAACCTACACTAAGAAATAAGGTTTCAGTCTATAATCTTTCATCTTTTAGACAGAGTAAGTTTTATCTGTCATATTAACTTTAATCTTAGTTCATCTGTCTCTGTTAAATATCTGAAATGCAGAATATCTAGAACCAGCTCATAATTTGGGTCACAAAAACTTAAAACTGCCATGGTCTTTAAAATTGCATTTGCATAAGACTCAGCAGATTTGGTTGAGCATTGCATTGTGTGCATCATAACATACTTAAAGACCTTAAATTAGGACTATAACAGCTTTTAGTGCAACAAAAAAGGCTGGTTACTAGACTATGTCCGAAAACCCCTATAATGTaaataagaatatttaacaCTGGCTAGTCCTGCTCTGTTTGCTCAGAAAATCTGACATTTCTACTCTGAGTACATTGATACAAACATGAATCCTTTACCAGTTTAATCCTCCATTCCTCTACGGTCATTGGTCATTGAGAcctatgcaaaaaagaaaagacacttTCTGCTACAAATGCATACAAATCACGACCCACCAGGGTCTTTTAGCTATGGCACATCTGTACTTTATTCTACATTCCACTGCTCCACTTAACAAAACCTTAGTCTAGGCCTCTACTCttcattttcatgtgtgtgtcacATACTAAACCTCACTTCTAGATGTGGTGGGGATCTCTGGCCCAGAACCTGATGGTGGTGCTGAAACCACCATATTGCAGAGCTCTGAGAACCAGGCTTCCACTGTGGATTTATTCCTCATTGATGTGGAGACTGAAGAAAGAAACCTAGATGATGAGAAATTTAACAGCAATGAGATCATCACCCCGACCAATGACCTTTCCCTGTATGACCCAGCTGATGCCCATCCTACACTGGATAATTTTATGAATGATGATCTAGCCGAACACCCGAGGACTGAAGGAGAGGCATTGGGGGAGACCAATGAGCTAGTTAAAGATCCAGGTAAAAGCTAAACTTACAGTATAGATAACTATGTATTTTACAtagcccaaagacatgcatggtaGATTGATTGGTGATTGCAATGTGGTCTTTGCGTTTGCCCTGGGACTGACCTCTCTAGGCTTTGTTGCacctttttgtctgtgtgtgtgtgtgtgtgtgtgtgtgtgtgtgtgtgtgtgtgtgtgtgtgtgtgtgtgtgtgtgtgtttttacagcAGTCTTACAATAGCAGCTGTAACTTTTCCCTCCAAAAGTCATATATTAGATTTGCTGTAGTTCTCAAACACTTTTAGAAACACATCCTAGGCTATAAATAGTTTGGGAAATATTCAACaggagatttgtttttttccacattaaaaACTTGGGCagaataaagaagaagaaaacagatcaTTATCATGATTCTGCCAGCAAAATATGCAGATGGCCAGCTTGATGTTTTTCCATTCCACTGAGCAATTGTGCAGGCTAACTATACCCTAACTGGTGGGGGAAGACCAGAAAGTTTGGACCCTCCTGTCACACAGGCTACAACATGCTGTTTTCTGCCTCTTGTATTTGCTTCATATTTTTTGTAGGAGCCAGTGCCATTAGACACATGCCAGTTTGGGCTGGCACAATTTTACTGGCAGATTGTTTAAAATGACGTAGCggtggcaaaaaacaaaaggtcTTTTCTTCTATGAAAAACCATCATGTATAATTAGACTGCACATATCCATATAAGAGCTTCCTGTTTGTACATTTGCTGGACACTTTGACATACTTGTGGCTGCCCATCAGCCACAAGTATGTCAAACTTTGTATTAAATCTAATGCTTCCACCTGCTCTGCCCTGCAATTTATCTCTCTCTGCCTTATTGTATCTGTTTAGAATCAACTGAATTAGGCTTGGAACCATGGAAAATCGGAGCTGTTACTGCTGCAGTTTTCCTGGTTTTGCAGACTGCTGTCATCATTATCTATATCGTCAAACGTAGTCACAAAAACAAGTAAGTTGCACCAGCTTCTGTGTACTTGATCTACAGGAACATTGATTCAAAACAGTTCTTTTATAGCCCCTGAGTTCCTAAAATTACAGCTCTAATCTTTGCTTGTTAGCAAAAATGCTTTTCTTGTTAATCTCTGGCCAGCAGTATTCCTTTAAAGCCTGCCTTCCATTATTATGCTTTGATTAGGTTAGACGACACATCAAACAGCCTCATTTTAGAGTACATTTCTTTTACAACACAAATTTGTACAATACCATTGCATGAATATCTGTCTGACTCAGTATTTGTAAAGCAGACTCCCCtccttttttaattacttttgtgaACGTGAATGCAACTAACATTTGTTGCATTTGCACTAGTGTCAGCCACCTtccacttctttttctctgatatccgaaacaaaccatttgattGCTACCTGTAACAACAAAAGTGCTACAATCACAGATGGGACTCAGAGCAGAACTGGCACATGATTGCTTTAGATGTTGCCTGAGCTCAAGGTAACATTTCAACACTGATACATGATGAAATCAGACCACTGTATCCAGTGTTGGGTCAGAATTTCCTCCTCTGTTCACAAAAGAGAATGGTCTTGCTTCAGTTATATACTTGGCTACTTTTTATTTCTCTACATGACTCATTGCAACGTGCAGTTAATTTGTAGAAGGTCAAGAGTAAGCAAGAAGAGCAATAATAGTGATAAAGGGAtattgtttatgtgtttgtgtgcgtgcagcAGCCTGCCCCGACAGCGTGCATGTGAGGAAGAGTGTGTTGAACCAGAGGCAACTACAGGAGATGACTACAGTGATGATACACTGCCTGCGGGCAATGGTGACCCTCAACAGTATGTTCTCACCAGTGTTTCTTGCAGTGTTATAGATGCGTACAGCACACATGAGAGTATCtgcaaaaataaaggaaaggGACAACATTAAGAGTCATAAAATGCTGCCAGAATTGTGTCATTTTGCAATCTAACACAACCTAACACACAATCTTCCACAGGTGTTTATTTGACTTGAGATCTGCTGACTGCAAAGTCGCAttcaaaacatttaatataCAGTGTTCACATTCTTCTTTAAGCCTggcctttttctctcttcccaacctttttattttttcttacacTGCTCAAAAGAAAATTAAGGTAATGCTTCCTTTTCACAGTATAACACAGAGCCAGTTAAACTTCAGGGACATCAATCTGTCTTGTTAGAAATCATAAACCATTGTGAATCCAATTCACTTGCTTTGGtgcaaatgaaaatgacaacagGCGTACTGCAGAGGCAATAACAAGACTCCCTAAAAA
Coding sequences within:
- the LOC113024112 gene encoding uncharacterized protein LOC113024112 isoform X2; translated protein: MTSIQSSTEGTHYGRTSPQEPELTSAGVAPAVLSPPSLKEVQQAVQEASEQVEGRRTEEVLKQLLEKVVEVALGQADGGSDAKVDPGTVQKAAEEEADFEAEVLEQKVEDENMGISEEDAGVEEKQDEAGVDASEDVTDRGVVMEEHETAAGSVEKTTAGVETGVREADTVRVIDETLGTEFSDEVVEGVGATLDETGEDSAVMAKVQEDNKDQAVLSEEKGATLTEIQETKETLDVEEVAVHREPELNLGEADVEQIGDKKETWLDKTAGETIALLLDNYQIEATQTAVREPILEEEDVNIAKEPDGPEEKQEQGHLVEEGASVEVELGGTTVGEAKVDDRDGESVIKRKSVVLVNKRDGQKEAEEEQLASETSIDSTKKDQDVVGISGPEPDGGAETTILQSSENQASTVDLFLIDVETEERNLDDEKFNSNEIITPTNDLSLYDPADAHPTLDNFMNDDLAEHPRTEGEALGETNELVKDPESTELGLEPWKIGAVTAAVFLVLQTAVIIIYIVKRSHKNNSLPRQRACEEECVEPEATTGDDYSDDTLPAGNGDPQQMAAVDPANMASTLAKINDQQGDEHAIAMSDLPPSSTDEWANIGPGPNSSQDLRTSFL
- the LOC113024112 gene encoding uncharacterized protein LOC113024112 isoform X1, with product MEYCALKGFLVVLIIQGLMTSIQSSTEGTHYGRTSPQEPELTSAGVAPAVLSPPSLKEVQQAVQEASEQVEGRRTEEVLKQLLEKVVEVALGQADGGSDAKVDPGTVQKAAEEEADFEAEVLEQKVEDENMGISEEDAGVEEKQDEAGVDASEDVTDRGVVMEEHETAAGSVEKTTAGVETGVREADTVRVIDETLGTEFSDEVVEGVGATLDETGEDSAVMAKVQEDNKDQAVLSEEKGATLTEIQETKETLDVEEVAVHREPELNLGEADVEQIGDKKETWLDKTAGETIALLLDNYQIEATQTAVREPILEEEDVNIAKEPDGPEEKQEQGHLVEEGASVEVELGGTTVGEAKVDDRDGESVIKRKSVVLVNKRDGQKEAEEEQLASETSIDSTKKDQDVVGISGPEPDGGAETTILQSSENQASTVDLFLIDVETEERNLDDEKFNSNEIITPTNDLSLYDPADAHPTLDNFMNDDLAEHPRTEGEALGETNELVKDPESTELGLEPWKIGAVTAAVFLVLQTAVIIIYIVKRSHKNNSLPRQRACEEECVEPEATTGDDYSDDTLPAGNGDPQQMAAVDPANMASTLAKINDQQGDEHAIAMSDLPPSSTDEWANIGPGPNSSQDLRTSFL
- the LOC113024112 gene encoding uncharacterized protein LOC113024112 isoform X3, with the translated sequence MEYCALKGFLVVLIIQGLMTSIQSSTEGTHYGRTSPQEPELTSAGVAPAVLSPPSLKEVQQAVQEASEQVEGRRTEEVLKQLLEKVVEVALGQADGGSDAKVDPGTVQKAAEEEADFEAEVLEQKVEDENMGISEEDAGVEEKQDEAGVDASEDVTDRGVVMEEHETAAGSVEKTTAGVETGVREADTVRVIDETLGTEFSDEVVEGVGATLDETGEDSAVMAKVQEDNKDQAVLSEEKGATLTEIQETKETLDVEEVAVHREPELNLGEADVEQIGDKKETWLDKTAGETIALLLDNYQIEATQTAVREPILEEEDVNIAKEPDGPEEKQEQGHLVEEGASVEVELGGTTVGEAKVDDRDGESVIKRKSVVLVNKRDGQKEAEEEQLASETSIDSTKKDQDVVGISGPEPDGGAETTILQSSENQASTVDLFLIDVETEERNLDDEKFNSNEIITPTNDLSLYDPADAHPTLDNFMNDDLAEHPRTEGEALGETNELVKDPESTELGLEPWKIGAVTAAVFLVLQTAVIIIYIVKRSHKNKMAAVDPANMASTLAKINDQQGDEHAIAMSDLPPSSTDEWANIGPGPNSSQDLRTSFL